A single Arachidicoccus sp. BS20 DNA region contains:
- a CDS encoding DUF4488 domain-containing protein: MKRLVIHGFLLLASVTYGYNAGAQKIKISAKNFEGMWQVSMQKNMLKGINGTNDKFTPPRNRDFKVFDANGNFMHFFYMNDRYVQLSRGKIKITSDSTYTEELDKHIGVPPSVKEGHVVFKFLDDDTFLMNWTLNGANGEEIYERVK, encoded by the coding sequence ATGAAAAGATTAGTAATTCACGGATTTCTGCTGCTCGCTTCCGTAACATACGGTTATAATGCCGGTGCGCAAAAAATAAAAATAAGCGCCAAAAATTTTGAAGGCATGTGGCAGGTAAGTATGCAGAAAAATATGCTGAAAGGCATCAACGGTACCAATGACAAATTTACACCGCCGAGAAACAGAGATTTTAAAGTATTTGATGCAAACGGAAATTTCATGCATTTTTTTTATATGAATGACCGCTACGTGCAGCTTTCGAGAGGAAAGATTAAAATTACCTCAGACTCAACTTACACGGAAGAATTAGACAAACATATAGGAGTACCGCCTTCCGTAAAAGAAGGCCATGTAGTTTTTAAATTTTTAGACGACGACACTTTCCTGATGAATTGGACATTGAACGGCGCAAACGGAGAGGAAATATATGAACGTGTAAAATAG
- a CDS encoding DUF4973 domain-containing protein, giving the protein MKKTAVILTLLLITGSTACNKDWTAEQYEQYVSFKAPLDGDGVTPIHIRYKPDGLVNYELPVIVSGTTNNKNDLQVHIGLDPDTLRAFNDANFQNRTDLYYKQLSQQYYTIPDTVISIKKNENTDTATIGFTLKNIDLADKWMLPLTIEPSGGYTPNPRRNYSKALLRIVPFNDYSGEYSGTALKIYLKGEENGAAIVSSTIQTYVVDENTVFFYAGTVDENKTDRRDYKIYAKFDTTTREVVLTSDNPDMNFHVNQTVNYSVEEIPDEILPYLVHRYVTINNIDYNYTDYTSVANATIDYTVRGSLIMERKINTQIPDEDQAIQW; this is encoded by the coding sequence ATGAAAAAGACAGCTGTAATACTTACCCTGCTGCTGATTACCGGAAGTACAGCCTGCAATAAAGACTGGACAGCCGAGCAATATGAGCAATATGTCTCCTTCAAGGCTCCTCTGGACGGAGACGGCGTAACACCCATTCATATCCGGTACAAGCCGGACGGACTGGTTAATTATGAACTGCCGGTAATCGTCAGCGGTACAACCAATAATAAGAATGACCTTCAGGTACATATCGGGCTTGATCCCGATACGCTGCGGGCTTTTAACGACGCGAATTTTCAAAACCGGACAGACCTTTATTATAAACAGTTGTCGCAGCAGTATTATACTATTCCCGATACGGTAATTTCCATTAAAAAGAATGAGAACACCGATACTGCCACTATCGGGTTTACACTTAAAAATATTGATTTGGCAGATAAATGGATGCTGCCACTTACGATAGAACCGTCAGGGGGATATACTCCCAACCCGAGAAGAAATTACTCAAAAGCATTATTGAGAATTGTGCCGTTTAATGATTATTCGGGAGAATACAGCGGTACGGCTCTGAAGATTTACCTGAAAGGAGAAGAAAACGGCGCGGCGATAGTAAGCAGTACGATACAAACTTATGTTGTTGACGAAAATACAGTCTTCTTCTATGCCGGTACCGTAGATGAAAATAAAACCGACAGAAGAGATTATAAAATTTATGCAAAGTTTGATACCACTACAAGAGAAGTTGTGCTTACTTCGGACAATCCCGATATGAATTTTCACGTAAATCAAACGGTTAATTATTCCGTTGAAGAAATTCCGGATGAAATTCTGCCGTATCTTGTGCACAGGTATGTTACCATCAATAATATTGATTACAACTATACCGATTATACCTCTGTGGCAAATGCCACTATTGACTATACCGTACGCGGTTCACTAATCATGGAAAGAAAAATCAATACACAGATACCGGATGAAGACCAGGCAATTCAGTGGTAA
- a CDS encoding RagB/SusD family nutrient uptake outer membrane protein: MKKITAVSIFIMMATLFISCKKYLKSDQYFKDRLDLDKSFNNVDYIEEWLANSYSYLTGVNADVASKGFEPFNFADDIYYGDRDVDYDPTNAGSLSYNRFSLGGYHEGEVNSWNLCYEGIRSASIFIQNIDGSTVIDDEQKADYKAQARFVRAYYYWLLLRKYGPVPIIPDEGADYTKSYDELAFPRSTYEECAEYIGKEMVLAAKDLPQSRGQLAIARPTRGAALATRAKVFLYAASPLMNGGKVSADFKTRLVDDKGNPLLSLTYDEQKWARAAAAAKDVMQLGVYSLFVAPYTSSGTITHPATIAPPYNAEYSDKPWPDGWANIDPFESYRRLFDGELSAAENPELIFTRGQNQSSEGINVMVVHQLPRIASGWNTHGMTLKQCDAYYMNDGSDAPGKDMEYGEGNGSQRVSGFVTDEDVAAGKYKPLAAGVSLQFANREPRFYASVAYNGSVWHLTNESQEYNREKQVFYYRGSGNGYTNTMFWLRTGIGIMKYVNPQDTYENGDLNKVVPKYEPAIRYADILLEYAEALNELTGSYNIPSWDSSQTYSISRNVPEMQKGIRPVRIRAGLPDFSDAVYASNTQLRKAIKRERQIELMGEQERYYDLRRWEDASTELVRPIYGYNVLMTQDQRDLFHQPVAAFALQSTFADKMYFWPIEIEELRRDNRLTQNPGWQTYK, from the coding sequence CCGATCAGTATTTTAAAGACCGGCTGGATTTAGACAAATCATTTAATAATGTAGATTACATCGAAGAATGGTTAGCCAATTCCTATTCCTACCTTACCGGCGTAAATGCCGATGTGGCAAGTAAAGGGTTTGAACCGTTCAACTTTGCCGACGATATTTATTACGGCGACAGAGATGTGGACTATGACCCTACGAATGCCGGTTCTTTATCTTATAACAGGTTCAGCCTCGGCGGCTATCATGAAGGCGAGGTCAATTCCTGGAATCTGTGTTATGAAGGTATCAGAAGCGCCTCCATATTTATACAGAATATTGACGGGTCCACAGTAATAGATGATGAGCAAAAAGCGGACTATAAGGCGCAGGCACGGTTTGTACGCGCATACTATTACTGGCTTCTGTTGAGAAAATACGGTCCTGTACCGATTATTCCCGACGAAGGCGCCGATTACACGAAAAGCTATGATGAGCTCGCTTTTCCAAGAAGCACATACGAGGAATGTGCGGAATATATCGGCAAAGAAATGGTGCTTGCAGCCAAAGACCTGCCCCAAAGCCGCGGGCAATTGGCTATCGCCAGACCAACGCGGGGAGCGGCGTTGGCAACACGCGCAAAAGTATTTTTATATGCAGCCAGTCCCTTAATGAACGGCGGTAAAGTGAGTGCAGATTTTAAAACAAGGCTGGTCGATGATAAAGGCAATCCTTTGCTTTCACTTACCTATGATGAACAAAAGTGGGCAAGAGCTGCCGCGGCGGCAAAGGATGTGATGCAGTTAGGTGTTTATTCCTTATTTGTGGCGCCATACACCAGTTCGGGTACCATAACGCACCCTGCGACAATAGCGCCGCCGTATAATGCCGAATATTCGGATAAACCGTGGCCCGACGGCTGGGCAAACATAGACCCGTTTGAATCTTACCGCAGGTTGTTTGACGGAGAGTTGTCCGCCGCAGAAAACCCGGAACTGATTTTTACGCGGGGACAAAATCAATCCAGCGAAGGTATTAATGTTATGGTTGTGCACCAGTTACCGCGCATAGCTTCCGGCTGGAATACACACGGCATGACGCTGAAACAGTGCGACGCGTATTATATGAACGACGGCTCCGATGCGCCCGGTAAAGATATGGAGTACGGAGAAGGGAACGGCAGTCAAAGAGTTAGTGGTTTCGTGACCGACGAGGATGTCGCTGCCGGGAAATATAAACCGCTGGCAGCCGGCGTCTCTTTACAGTTTGCCAACAGGGAGCCGAGATTTTATGCTTCGGTAGCGTATAACGGCAGCGTGTGGCATCTCACTAATGAATCGCAGGAATACAACAGGGAAAAGCAGGTATTTTATTATCGCGGTTCGGGGAACGGTTATACCAATACCATGTTCTGGCTGAGAACCGGTATCGGCATTATGAAATATGTAAACCCGCAGGATACGTATGAAAACGGGGATTTGAATAAAGTCGTTCCGAAATATGAGCCTGCAATCCGCTATGCGGATATATTGCTGGAATATGCCGAGGCATTAAATGAATTAACCGGTTCATACAATATACCAAGCTGGGACAGCTCTCAGACATATTCCATTTCAAGAAATGTTCCGGAAATGCAAAAAGGAATCAGACCGGTCAGAATCAGGGCGGGACTGCCCGATTTTTCCGATGCCGTATATGCAAGCAATACGCAATTGCGAAAAGCCATTAAGCGTGAACGCCAGATCGAATTGATGGGAGAGCAGGAGCGTTATTACGATTTACGCAGATGGGAAGACGCTTCCACTGAATTGGTTCGTCCTATTTACGGCTATAACGTTTTGATGACCCAGGATCAAAGAGATTTATTCCATCAGCCGGTGGCGGCTTTTGCCCTTCAAAGCACCTTTGCCGACAAAATGTATTTTTGGCCGATTGAGATTGAAGAGTTGAGACGCGACAACCGTCTGACACAAAACCCGGGCTGGCAAACTTATAAATAA